From Ignavibacteriales bacterium:
GCCGCGGTGTTTCACTGCGAGGAAGGAAACTGGACGATTGAGAGAGTCGGATTTCTCAGTTCGAAAACAGTCGTACGGAATGCGGCCTCGGGGGCAGAAATTGCGACGTATGTTGCGCGTGCGTGGAAAGGGGGAGGAATTCTCGAACTTTCGGAAGGACGCAAGCTGGAGCTCCGAATAAATATGTGGAGAAGCACGTTTGAATGGTACACGGATGCAGGTGAATCACTCGTGCATATGAAGGGGCGGGGATTCCTGAAGTACTTCGTCGACGTCAAGATGAACCGGGCGGCCCTGAAATGGCCTGAACTCCCATGGCTGGTGGCGCTTATGTTCTATCAGATGATCATGATGCGGAGAGACACGGCGACACATTCGGCCGTACATTGAAAGACATGTAATTGTCGATCGGCGATTGCAGATTGTCGAATGGGTGAGTTCAGTTGGCCTGAAAAAACCGTCAGGCTTGAAGCACTTTCTGGGAAGCGGCGAGGGCTGCTCCCGATTCGAACTTATAGCCAGCCCGCTTCAATCCGCTTTCGATCGCACCAACCGTTGCGAGGATGTCTGCAGCCGTCACGGCTCCCATATGGCCGACACGGAAGTATTGATCCCGGATGGCAGGATGCAGCCCACCGGCCACGATAACACCCGCCTCATCGATGTACTTCAACACCCCTTTGTCGACTCCCTGAGGATAGTAGACGGCGCTCAGAGTTGTGGCAAGGAGATCTGTTCTCACGGGAAGCTGCTTCAATCCCAAGGCACCAATACCGGCTTTGAACGCATCACTCAGTTTGCGATGCCTGGAAAATCGAACGTCCATTCCTTCTGACACAATCCCCTGCAGACTGACGTTGAGTGCCCACACCAGGTTCACAGCAGGCGTCGCGAAGTAGCTCGGCTTTCGCCCTTCATACGATTGCATGATCGGCAACCATTCCGTCCAGTCGGAGTAGAAGCTTCCGACCGGCGTTGTGCGCTTCCGGAATGCCTCCATCGCGCGCGGTCCTGCAACCACGATGGCAAGTCCCGGCGGTACACCAATCGCCTTCTGCGACGCTGTCAATGCGATGTCAATCCCCCACTCATCCTGACGCATCTCCTCCCCCGCCGTCGCGCACACTCCGTCAACGATGACGAGAGCGCCATGCTTGCGTCCAAGTGCCGACAGATCTTTCACGCTTGTCGCCACCGCCGTGGAGGTATCGACGTGAGTAATCGTCATCACTTTCGGCTTGATGGTTTGCAGCGCTGCTTTGACCTCACTCAATGACGGGGCGTCCCCGACCGTCAGGGCGTGCACGTGTGTGACATGTGCACCATACCGCTCGAGAACCTTTCCAAACCGATCGCTGAAGTACCCCGAGTTGACGACGAGAGCTCGGTCGCCGCGTTCGATAACGTTCGCGGCTGCCATATCCATTGCCAGCGTTCCGGACCCTGGCACCACGAACG
This genomic window contains:
- a CDS encoding alanine--glyoxylate aminotransferase family protein — its product is MKNRKLLMIPGPIEFTPDVLRAMGMPTTSHVAANFIEVFGQALENLRKVFLSPSGQPFVVPGSGTLAMDMAAANVIERGDRALVVNSGYFSDRFGKVLERYGAHVTHVHALTVGDAPSLSEVKAALQTIKPKVMTITHVDTSTAVATSVKDLSALGRKHGALVIVDGVCATAGEEMRQDEWGIDIALTASQKAIGVPPGLAIVVAGPRAMEAFRKRTTPVGSFYSDWTEWLPIMQSYEGRKPSYFATPAVNLVWALNVSLQGIVSEGMDVRFSRHRKLSDAFKAGIGALGLKQLPVRTDLLATTLSAVYYPQGVDKGVLKYIDEAGVIVAGGLHPAIRDQYFRVGHMGAVTAADILATVGAIESGLKRAGYKFESGAALAASQKVLQA